A stretch of the Halococcus salsus genome encodes the following:
- a CDS encoding permease — protein MPTTLVDGVLESLRIGVGFLWVAAWAIIMGLVITSLVQVYVSKERMAKVLGEGDLSGLTKATLFGAASSGCSFGAVAIGKGLFKKGAHVVNFLAFMFASTNLIVELGLMILLLLGWEFLVAELLGGIILIAVMALLVHLTLPENLFEDVRAELTQRDREQGVTEDPTCGMEGKDEYSLVTDGGQTVKFCSAGCMETYEQEMASSGGWRDELLSWGGWYKIGNQYRKEWSMIWTDVIAGFLISGFVIVFIPQWVWNALFLQGDGLLVSAENAIMGVAIAVISFVGSMGNVPFAVALWGGGVSFAGVIAFVYADLITIPVLNVYRKYYGWKVMTYILGVFFVTMAFSGFLMEELFDVLGIVPNLAGGQTATEQTYFELNYTFYLNLIAFALSGFLFYVYRRGLGAPGQYRDPVCGMRTDEDGPTVTHDDETYHFCSESCKRVFTNDPDGYSDVHPIASPTSGQAHDHD, from the coding sequence ATGCCGACAACACTCGTCGATGGAGTTCTCGAATCACTCCGCATCGGCGTTGGGTTCTTGTGGGTCGCTGCGTGGGCAATCATCATGGGGCTGGTCATCACCAGCCTCGTCCAAGTGTACGTCTCCAAAGAGCGTATGGCGAAGGTTCTCGGTGAGGGAGACCTCTCCGGTCTCACGAAAGCGACGCTGTTCGGTGCCGCGAGTAGTGGCTGTAGTTTCGGCGCTGTCGCCATCGGCAAAGGGCTATTCAAAAAGGGTGCTCACGTTGTGAACTTCCTCGCGTTCATGTTCGCTTCGACGAATCTCATCGTCGAGCTGGGTTTGATGATCCTGCTACTGCTCGGCTGGGAGTTCCTCGTCGCCGAACTCCTCGGCGGGATCATCCTCATCGCCGTCATGGCGCTGCTCGTTCATCTGACGCTCCCTGAAAATCTCTTCGAGGACGTGCGAGCGGAACTCACCCAGCGTGATAGAGAACAGGGTGTCACCGAAGACCCGACCTGTGGGATGGAAGGCAAAGACGAGTATTCGCTCGTCACCGACGGGGGCCAGACAGTGAAATTCTGTTCAGCGGGCTGCATGGAGACCTACGAACAGGAGATGGCCAGCAGCGGTGGCTGGCGCGACGAACTGCTCTCATGGGGCGGCTGGTACAAGATCGGTAACCAGTATCGTAAGGAGTGGTCGATGATCTGGACCGACGTCATCGCGGGCTTTCTCATCTCCGGGTTCGTCATCGTGTTCATCCCGCAGTGGGTCTGGAACGCGCTATTCTTACAGGGCGACGGGCTGCTCGTCAGTGCTGAAAACGCGATCATGGGCGTTGCAATCGCCGTCATCAGCTTCGTCGGCAGCATGGGCAACGTCCCGTTCGCCGTCGCGCTCTGGGGCGGCGGCGTCAGCTTCGCCGGCGTTATCGCGTTCGTTTACGCCGACCTCATCACGATTCCTGTGCTGAACGTCTATCGGAAGTACTACGGTTGGAAAGTGATGACCTACATCCTCGGCGTGTTCTTCGTAACGATGGCCTTTTCGGGATTTCTCATGGAAGAGCTGTTCGACGTTCTCGGCATCGTTCCGAACCTCGCCGGCGGCCAGACCGCAACCGAACAGACGTACTTCGAACTCAACTACACGTTCTATCTCAACCTCATCGCGTTTGCGCTCTCGGGATTTCTCTTCTACGTTTATCGGCGGGGTCTCGGTGCTCCGGGCCAGTACCGGGATCCAGTCTGTGGGATGCGGACCGACGAGGACGGTCCAACCGTCACTCACGATGATGAGACGTACCACTTCTGTTCGGAGAGTTGCAAGCGTGTATTCACTAACGATCCCGACGGCTACTCCGACGTTCACCCGATTGCCTCTCCGACTAGCGGACAGGCTCACGACCATGACTAA
- a CDS encoding DoxX family protein, whose amino-acid sequence MSTTNTLETEILNRSVRFDYSERWIGYSLFLLRIMMGWTLFQGGITKLITYLDDDPANNWTAAGFLTGAVPEGNPLMGAWVDMAGSPLIDLLNMWGLTLTGLALILGAFVRWSAFWGAVMMLFYWAASLEGGLLAGLPLANGWVVDDHLVYAVLLFGLGAFGAGRILGLDSYLEQLSVVESNPWLRYLLG is encoded by the coding sequence ATGTCGACGACGAATACGCTCGAAACGGAGATATTGAATCGGTCGGTGAGATTTGACTATTCCGAACGATGGATCGGCTACTCGTTGTTCCTGCTTCGAATCATGATGGGATGGACGCTCTTTCAGGGCGGGATTACCAAACTCATCACGTATCTCGATGATGATCCAGCAAACAACTGGACTGCGGCTGGGTTCTTGACGGGTGCAGTCCCGGAGGGCAATCCACTGATGGGTGCGTGGGTCGATATGGCTGGCAGTCCCCTCATCGACCTGTTGAACATGTGGGGTCTCACGCTGACCGGACTCGCGCTCATCCTCGGTGCGTTCGTCCGATGGAGTGCGTTCTGGGGCGCGGTGATGATGCTGTTTTATTGGGCGGCTAGCCTTGAGGGTGGTCTGCTGGCCGGACTCCCGCTCGCCAACGGCTGGGTCGTCGACGACCACCTCGTGTATGCGGTCCTGTTGTTCGGCTTGGGCGCGTTCGGTGCCGGGCGGATTCTGGGCCTCGATTCCTATCTCGAACAGCTTAGCGTGGTTGAATCCAATCCGTGGCTCCGGTATCTGTTGGGATAA